The genomic window AATGGCCAACATGCTCACCACCTACAAAAGAATAAAGGACAGACGCCGTACAACTGGGGAGGGGACACAAACCTGGGAGTATTATACAGTAAGTATATGCCTGCATATCTGAAATGCCATTTTCATGTCTGACAAAatattaatgatttatttgcaaGGTACATTGACATGTTTTTTCCCCTCCAGCAAATGGATGACTTATTTGGGACCTCTGGGATTGGTACTGCACCACCAGGCAAGGTTTTTTCCACTCCTCTGGGTCTGGAAaatacacccatacacaccacacCAACAATCTCACAGCCACCACAAGCGAACCCAGCAGGTGAGGGTGTGTCTTCCAGACCCAGAGGAGTGGAGCACCctagcaccagcaccagcaggcAAAGACCCGGACATTCCTTCGTCGACACTTATGAGGCACatgcagagaggaggactgCTGTGCTGGAGTCCCTGGTCAGGCCGGACCTGGAGAGATGGCGGCGTCTAAAGGAGAAGCACAGGCGTACCTTTGAAAGGAAGCTCTTGGCCAGCCTTGGAAATATAGGGGAGCAACTCCAAGA from Osmerus eperlanus chromosome 19, fOsmEpe2.1, whole genome shotgun sequence includes these protein-coding regions:
- the LOC134039999 gene encoding uncharacterized protein LOC134039999, which encodes MANMLTTYKRIKDRRRTTGEGTQTWEYYTQMDDLFGTSGIGTAPPGKVFSTPLGLENTPIHTTPTISQPPQANPAGEGVSSRPRGVEHPSTSTSRQRPGHSFVDTYEAHAERRTAVLESLVRPDLERWRRLKEKHRRTFERKLLASLGNIGEQLQEIGRQQGQIIELLKKRSQ